CTTCCCATCCCCTGCAAACACGGGGCTGGAATGCTCAGCCCTGTGAAGTGAAAGCCAACTGGGAAGCAGTTGCTTTGCAGTTGTTCTCATTGGGTTTCACAGTTTATTCAAATTCCTGAATTCATAGAAAGGGCTGGAGTTGCTCTTCACTCTCAATAAAAATGATTGAAAATGCACCTTAAGATTTCTGTTTTATTAACGTGCTGGGAAGACGCAACATCTTGTCTTGcaggtatataaaattataattccagtttattaattttaattggtTTAAATTATTTGTTATCAGATATTCCAGATGGTTCCGTTTCTCCTTGGTTAGATTAACAACATTCTCTAAAAGTGTGCAATTCATTCATTTGAACTCAGTTGCTTTTCTGAGTTCCTTTCCTACTGTGTATGGTTTTATTCCCAGTTTTGGATAAATTCTGTAAAAAGGAATTGCTATCCTTCATGTCTGGTCTAAGTATCAAATTTATCATTTAGATGTAGGATAAGCTTCCATTTTTCAGGACAGCTTGCATAAGCACTTGAACTTCTTGGAAGCTTGTCCAAACTGAATTCCAGATTTTGTGAGGTTAACCATTAGCATGTGTGTATAAATTTGCTATAGCCTGGGCTGGCTCGCTTGTTTGCATGCTCCTTCCTATATATCTGCAAAACTTGAATCTGGTTTGTTCTTGAGCCTCGGGCTAtccttagttttattttattctccttCTCATCCTAGAAGCAGAGGACGAATGATTTAACCTGGAAATGGCGATTTATAATTTGAACCTGATAATATTACCAGTAGTTTAGAAACCAGAAAATTATAAATTGCTCCATATTCTTATAGACTGAATCCAAGATAGAGCAGGaagttgggttttttcccccttgcaatGGCTGAGATTTTGTCAATAACCAACCAGGCTGTCTGAGCCAAAATCTAGAATCCtccattttctattaataagAAGGGTCTACAAGATGTCGGTAAATAGAATATCAAaccatttgttctttttttttttttaaataaatgtgtagttTAAAAACGTATCATGTACGAAAATAGTTTACCATTCTAGTCATGCACACCTGGCATTAATCTGTAGCCTGTTGATTGTAGCTGTTTCTGTTGTCCAGGGCCACAGTTGGAATGTCCAGACTTTTTTCTGCCGTTGACCATGACGCATTGACTTGCTGCTGCCTTTGAGGTGAATACAGGTGTACATCCAATTGCACCACTAACACAGAGACACTTATAAAGTGGAGTAGGCTGGAAGGCCTGGCCATTGACATAATACACTCCATTGAGCTCACATCCTACTGCTATCATATCTGAAAATGGTAAAGAGCAAAATTACTAACACAGCTACAAGCTATAAAATGCAGTTAATGGATACCAAATGGTAAGGCAAGATCATCCAATTACCGGCATTGATGAAGTTCTGCAGATGTAAGAGGAGAGTTCTGCCCTTTTCCACCCAAACACAACTATTATCTGTGAGAAATTATACTTATTGGCTGCTTTGTTTCAACACCGTCACAAATGCTTCCATAAATAAGAGTGGATACACCTAATGGACCACTTTGACTGATGTGTAAAATGGTGTAACGGTGACACCCTTAAAAATACTTACTTACACATCAGTAAATGAGTGAGTGTACGGCTGGTGTAATTTACAGGCAAGGAACTGGCAGCCCAaactaaaagatttttttttcttttgagtcaGACTATAAAGAACCATGCCTATCACCCCCTGAAGTTTCAAGAATAGGATGTGAAAAAGTAACTTACATGCACATACTCCTGTTTCATACCTAGGCCTGTCTGCAGAGTAATCACAGTAAAGTCCTTTGTGAGGGTCACAGGTATCTGCTTCATTACagatctctccagcctgcttggCACAGATTTTACAACATCCGCAACCATCCTTTACCAGGCTCACTCCAGGGGTGCAGGTTGGCACACGGGGGCATTTGCATGgccaatgacaaaactctttACGCTGATGTACCTCACTGGCTTCTGCAGATTTTTCCCCAGGCTTCACTTCTAGTTGTCCGTTGCCTTGTGCCCTGCAGAAAAACTTACATATGGTTGGACTTTTGagggctgggttactttaagcaTGGTTAGTATACCATAAACTTTAGTAAGGATGACAGAAGTGCATTTCATAAAGCCACTAAAGCTTTTGTAAAAATTCACAAGATGAAAAAGTGAGAGACGCTGGGGCAGTACATGAGAAACAAAGGACCAAATTCACCACTAACTTAGCACATTTGGAGTGTTACACCAACAATGAATCTGACCTACTGTTTATTTCAAAGAAAATTAATCTCTCttctttcaacaaaataaaacttttagtGTAGTTAGTCAGGAGAAGGTTTTAAATGTGGTGTTGTAGGGTTTCACACTGTTGATGAAGTTATACCAAATGTACTCAGCCCTAATCTATAGACTGTATCTGTCAGCCCTACAAATTCACTCTGATATCTGGAAGTCAAGTGATCTTTCTGCCACTTACATTGGCGCAAGTATTTGAAAATTTGGCACTCACAGCTTACTTGACAATTGGGTTGTTGGTGTGCGAAGGAACAAAAGGCAGGTCACTTTTCCATTGTTGTGTTGGCTTTGCTGTGCTAGTGGCTGGAAAAATGTGTTGTAGggtgctgatcctgcaaacaggtCCGCATGTGAGCAGTTCCACTGAGTTTCACGAATTTGTTCACATGCATAAATTTACTcacatgagtgtttgcaggatccaggGCTTACGTAGGAAAGAGATCTTAACAGACTGGCGGCAGCACTGAGATGGCAAGGTGGTAGGCTGAGTGACCTAAAGCAAAAGTCCTGTGTGTCTCATGATTCTACACAATACTCCACACAGTCTAGCTCCTGCTTCAGAGTTTAAGTCTTCACTTTAAAGGAAAACTGGTTCTAGCCCATGATTGAATAGAGAACCTTCCAGAAATGAGCCATTAGTGTTGTTTTCTGAAGTCTACAGTGAGCCTGAAACAGTATTTCTGAGAGCGGTACGTTGCTTCTGTTTATTTCAATGGCGTATTAATGCTAAAACCTaatgacaatttaaatgtcaaccaTAACTATTTCACTGGTCTTAAATAAAAACCTAGACCTTAATGTGCTTATTTAGCAGTGGTGAATAGATTGATACGGGGGAAGGATCCACAGAGCGGCTAGTAATTCCCATGGTCTAAGGGGTTTGGGAACAAGGAGTACTAGCAGCTCCACCAGTGTAGCTTAAAGAAACCTCCAACCTTGCCCATTAAGAGCCAGGGAAAGAGAAGATACAGGCATTCCCCACTGACAAAAGCCTCAGCTACCACGTAGGTGCCAAAAACCTGATCCATCTTCCTCATTTTTCTGGGTACCTAAGGCTCCCCCTAAATGCAATCAGCTTCTCTTTCTCCAAACAAATTCTGCAGTGCAGTACTGTCTGGTCAGTAAAAACAACCTTTGGCAGTCTATAGAAGACTATTGTACTAGTTATATTATTCATTTTCCTATTTAATTCAATACAAATTCCCATTTTTAAACTGGAAGTTGCTGCAGAACTCTGCTTTGCATGCCACAACAACCAGCCGCATAACTGAATTCCAGTTCACCACAGGGAGTAGGGGATCTTCCTAATGAGGTTTTTCCCCTGTGATTTTCATATTTATAGTAATTTTTCTAGCTATGTTCATCATTTTTCAAACATTCCACCAAACCTATAAAGTTTTACTGGGTTCCAACATCTAGCTTCCATAGTCACTTGACTAGAACTATTTTTTAAGATACACACCTGTTCACAAAATCAACCACTATGGGAGCTGAAATATTATGCTATACCTCACAATAGGCTGTGCCATGTACCAGGCAGTTtaataaatgtggtgtttttaatcattccattatttattttcattcgTTCTCCACACAAACGTAGTACAGTAGTAATATGATAAATCACTAGCTcttataactgattttttttgaggGAAGGCTTTATGTTAACCTTTCAACCAGCCCTACAATTAGCTTAGTCTGTACTTCTGGTGCCAGTTATTAAAGCTTTTTAAAGTTTCTGTCTCTGGACGAAGTTTGTGAGGTAAACAGGTGCTCTTAAAAATTTATCAGTATAAGTGACTGGATGTTTACTTTAGGAAACTCCCATCAACGCAGCTCAACATTTGCTGAAaccttttcccccaaaatattatcTATCTTGTAAAAATTTGGCTAGGATCTGAACTACACACTGTGATATTGTCTGTGTGACTAAAATCAGTATCTCTTATTT
The nucleotide sequence above comes from Trachemys scripta elegans isolate TJP31775 chromosome 3, CAS_Tse_1.0, whole genome shotgun sequence. Encoded proteins:
- the CCN6 gene encoding cellular communication network factor 6; the protein is MQWLLILTLLTIIYMQQFFCRAQGNGQLEVKPGEKSAEASEVHQRKEFCHWPCKCPRVPTCTPGVSLVKDGCGCCKICAKQAGEICNEADTCDPHKGLYCDYSADRPRYETGVCAYMIAVGCELNGVYYVNGQAFQPTPLYKCLCVSGAIGCTPVFTSKAAASQCVMVNGRKKSGHSNCGPGQQKQLQSTGYRLMPDYRSLPLVLKEKCLVQATSWTPCSRTCGIGISNRVTNENSKCEMRKEERLCFIQPCQTNILKTIKIPKGKTCQPTFQPPKAEKLAFSGCSSTQSYKPTFCGVCLDKRCCIPNKSKMIIVQFDCPKESSFKWKMMWITSCVCQRICNDPGDIFSGLKLL